A region from the Anaerohalosphaeraceae bacterium genome encodes:
- the cas5e gene encoding type I-E CRISPR-associated protein Cas5/CasD, with amino-acid sequence MTEANTLFLRLEGPLQAWGDTSKFVIRRTMEAPTKSGVLGLICCAIGLTRQEARKRLPELNRLAMGVRIDRRGTRWWDYHTVGAGIGMTTAGGGEKTGAQGTLITRREYLADASFLVALQGDADLIQKISNALASPKWPIYLGRKSCTPSVPILETPRKGDLWANPASHGDLNAALCAVPWRPRYKDDSIPNNGRTETIVEWRPATENDVAPENAEVWYDVPVCFEPPVHEPRLVLRGTVSPLLGEGMQEPLPDPPRPRANYQNAEYQKRRKERIQADAGLCVFCKSPGPRMTVQHVTYRRAGGNETLEDLRSLCGLCHDAVTMLEYGLGMGLDRINPEEPRWRDKIIQKRTEILKYRSLEIRRRLLAAEEVE; translated from the coding sequence ATGACCGAAGCGAACACTCTCTTCCTCCGCCTGGAAGGCCCCCTCCAGGCCTGGGGCGACACGTCTAAATTTGTCATCCGGCGAACCATGGAGGCGCCGACCAAGTCCGGCGTGCTGGGTCTCATCTGCTGCGCTATAGGTCTGACGCGTCAGGAGGCCCGCAAACGCCTGCCGGAGCTGAACAGGCTTGCAATGGGGGTCCGCATCGACCGGCGCGGCACGCGGTGGTGGGATTACCACACGGTCGGAGCAGGAATCGGCATGACCACCGCCGGGGGCGGTGAAAAGACCGGAGCACAGGGCACGCTCATCACGCGTCGGGAGTACCTGGCCGACGCGAGCTTTCTCGTCGCGCTCCAAGGTGATGCGGACTTGATCCAGAAGATCTCCAATGCGCTGGCGTCGCCGAAGTGGCCGATTTACCTTGGCCGCAAGTCCTGCACCCCTTCTGTCCCAATTCTTGAAACGCCCCGCAAGGGAGATTTGTGGGCCAATCCCGCCAGCCATGGCGACCTGAACGCTGCGCTGTGCGCCGTCCCGTGGCGCCCCCGGTACAAGGACGACTCGATACCTAACAACGGGAGGACGGAAACAATTGTGGAATGGCGGCCCGCCACAGAAAATGATGTCGCTCCCGAGAATGCGGAAGTGTGGTATGACGTGCCGGTATGCTTCGAACCACCGGTCCACGAGCCGCGATTGGTCCTGCGCGGGACCGTTTCGCCGCTGCTCGGGGAGGGGATGCAGGAGCCTCTCCCCGATCCACCGCGCCCGCGTGCGAACTACCAAAATGCAGAATACCAGAAGCGCCGCAAAGAACGAATTCAAGCCGACGCCGGGTTGTGCGTCTTCTGCAAGTCCCCCGGCCCGCGCATGACCGTTCAGCATGTCACGTACCGAAGAGCCGGAGGCAACGAAACCCTGGAAGACCTGCGTTCGCTTTGCGGCCTGTGCCATGATGCCGTTACCATGCTCGAATACGGCCTCGGAATGGGGCTGGACCGCATCAATCCCGAGGAACCCCGCTGGCGGGATAAAATCATTCAAAAACGGACCGAGATTCTCAAGTACCGCTCGCTGGAGATTAGGCGCCGGCTTCTTGCCGCCGAGGAGGTGGAATAA
- the cas7e gene encoding type I-E CRISPR-associated protein Cas7/Cse4/CasC: protein MLIEIHIIQNHSPANLNRDDLGAPKTCIFGGVSRARISSQCLKRSIRRSPEFAAALEEDGGVRTRRLIDLIAREAAGTNEQRYEQHCKTIRQVFEKGGVSIKKDENTFDILFFLPRSAIQEMGDAVRQGGQDLGNKFAEIMSRFVKTPDIALCGRMTEFDAKGPFDKLKGRFTVEAALSAAHAISTHAIVNEVDYFTAADDVPGPDAGAAHVNEAMFNSACFYKHFVIDFEQLKENLAGDADLACKTVNCFLKAAAKTNPSGKQHAFAAFNLPDGILVEVKTKSPTPVSYANAFADPVPEKPERGLIGESIARLGQYAHDLAAGYGIEAERFWFSPNLRYRLTWVDKSSKEHVQEKSVVDGNEFGEFDTFVQKIIEKVGATETLAEAEK from the coding sequence ATGCTGATCGAAATCCACATAATCCAGAATCACAGCCCGGCGAACCTGAACCGGGACGACCTTGGCGCACCCAAGACCTGCATCTTCGGCGGTGTTAGCCGGGCGCGCATCTCCAGCCAGTGCCTCAAACGCAGCATCCGACGCAGCCCTGAGTTCGCGGCCGCTCTGGAAGAAGACGGTGGCGTCCGTACACGGCGGCTGATCGATCTGATCGCAAGGGAGGCGGCGGGGACAAACGAGCAACGGTATGAGCAACATTGCAAGACCATTCGACAAGTCTTTGAAAAAGGTGGGGTCAGTATAAAGAAGGATGAGAACACTTTCGACATACTCTTCTTTCTGCCTCGATCCGCCATCCAGGAAATGGGCGATGCCGTTCGCCAAGGAGGCCAAGATCTCGGGAACAAATTCGCCGAGATCATGAGCAGGTTTGTCAAGACCCCCGACATTGCACTTTGTGGCCGTATGACAGAGTTCGATGCAAAGGGACCGTTTGACAAACTTAAAGGTCGGTTTACCGTCGAAGCGGCACTCTCCGCCGCTCATGCGATTTCGACTCACGCGATCGTGAACGAGGTGGACTACTTTACTGCTGCCGATGACGTGCCCGGCCCGGACGCCGGAGCGGCCCACGTCAACGAAGCCATGTTTAACTCGGCCTGCTTCTACAAACACTTCGTCATCGACTTTGAGCAGTTGAAGGAGAACCTGGCAGGCGATGCCGACCTTGCCTGCAAGACAGTGAACTGCTTCCTCAAAGCGGCCGCCAAGACCAACCCCTCCGGCAAACAGCACGCATTTGCGGCATTCAATCTGCCGGATGGAATTTTGGTCGAAGTGAAAACCAAGTCGCCAACACCCGTCAGCTATGCCAATGCCTTCGCTGATCCGGTGCCGGAAAAGCCTGAACGCGGCTTGATCGGCGAAAGCATCGCCAGACTTGGCCAGTACGCCCACGATCTGGCTGCGGGCTATGGAATCGAGGCCGAACGTTTCTGGTTCTCGCCGAATCTGCGCTATCGGCTGACCTGGGTCGACAAGAGCAGCAAGGAACACGTTCAAGAAAAGTCCGTGGTCGATGGCAACGAGTTCGGTGAGTTCGATACATTCGTCCAAAAGATCATCGAAAAAGTGGGGGCAACCGAAACCCTTGCGGAGGCAGAAAAATGA
- a CDS encoding type I-E CRISPR-associated protein Cse2/CasB, translating into MNPTAEYIKKLSDLKEGEHSQLRSLAGRPLDETVQGFDLFSGLWWPLRAKNPATPRREPSWLVAKLFGSFRVPHIRPDSGAGPSLPEVLGCCEPHDEDDRRRFRDRFDALLCSSLSSLEPHLRWAMGEAARAVAGHVPHARNVKGIDWVQLLDDLSIWDRGKAHRRRRDVRDIWAETYLNTTDSKERRA; encoded by the coding sequence ATGAACCCGACCGCTGAATACATCAAGAAACTTTCAGATTTGAAGGAAGGCGAACACTCTCAACTGCGCAGCCTAGCCGGGCGTCCTCTCGACGAAACTGTCCAGGGCTTCGACCTCTTCAGCGGCCTTTGGTGGCCGCTGCGTGCCAAAAACCCGGCGACGCCGCGGCGGGAGCCGTCATGGCTCGTGGCCAAACTTTTCGGCTCGTTCCGGGTCCCGCACATCCGGCCCGATTCAGGCGCGGGGCCTTCTTTGCCTGAAGTCCTGGGCTGCTGTGAACCGCATGACGAAGATGATCGCCGGCGATTCCGTGACCGCTTCGATGCTTTGCTTTGCTCCTCCCTGTCGTCTTTGGAGCCGCATTTGCGCTGGGCGATGGGAGAGGCCGCCCGGGCTGTTGCCGGGCATGTGCCGCATGCGCGGAATGTGAAGGGCATCGACTGGGTACAACTCCTCGACGATCTCTCCATTTGGGATCGTGGCAAGGCGCATCGCCGCAGGCGTGATGTGCGCGACATCTGGGCCGAAACGTATCTCAACACGACTGATTCAAAAGAAAGGAGAGCATAG
- the casA gene encoding type I-E CRISPR-associated protein Cse1/CasA, whose product MDHPLTQGTYNLLEEKWIPVLYVNGKTERVGIWQALTDAHKIRQIAASNPMDRVALLRFLMAVLMWCKEDAKDALLKIAGISEDWLTKLKEHKTAFDLFDKKQPFMQDLTVKGEKANAATELIHDLPSGSALNHFRHTRDKVDGLCPACCAIGLIRWSCYATAGTKGRSKSMPASLNGNTPAYAFPVCNTLLQCLGESLKRLTTSPNDTLSWLSNNRPDKIGPLIALTWRSRSVLLTMPTENDGMSCSYCGANTGGLIREIRFQPGWRQIDPKQPGDADPHLVKGPVSYPSPNDNDSVEHSAMLWRNLMKGVFKPTDTYPINSVPHDVVVLGSVQALLKHCEMIRVKPVEGAVAKRVELTKHCADTLRFLVKSATLNQKTSKNDHQEINAAVVLLTPDTEAQIQTALEQTLPTEQNDSEADKKFLREIYEPLVEQIVASTVTGSPLHRRAAKERALALLNKKIDELVEKMDHLSTADSPGTAPAKKKRIRKKGDTK is encoded by the coding sequence ATGGACCATCCGTTGACACAGGGAACATACAACCTGCTTGAAGAGAAATGGATACCGGTTCTTTACGTCAATGGGAAGACGGAGCGTGTCGGAATCTGGCAAGCGTTGACGGATGCACACAAGATCCGGCAGATTGCCGCCAGCAATCCCATGGACAGGGTGGCATTGTTGCGTTTTTTGATGGCCGTGCTCATGTGGTGCAAGGAGGACGCGAAGGACGCCCTTCTGAAAATCGCCGGCATATCGGAAGACTGGCTGACGAAGCTGAAGGAACACAAAACTGCGTTTGACTTGTTCGACAAAAAACAACCGTTCATGCAGGACCTAACTGTCAAGGGAGAAAAAGCAAACGCCGCCACAGAACTCATTCATGATCTGCCGTCGGGTTCGGCCCTGAATCACTTCCGTCACACCAGGGACAAAGTGGACGGATTGTGCCCGGCGTGTTGTGCGATTGGCCTGATCCGCTGGTCGTGCTATGCCACGGCTGGTACGAAGGGTCGTAGCAAGAGCATGCCCGCAAGTCTCAACGGAAACACGCCTGCCTACGCTTTCCCTGTTTGCAACACCTTACTCCAGTGTCTTGGGGAATCACTCAAGCGTCTCACAACGTCGCCGAATGACACACTCAGTTGGCTGTCGAACAATCGCCCCGATAAAATTGGTCCCCTCATCGCTCTCACTTGGCGGTCACGTAGCGTACTTCTCACCATGCCGACTGAGAATGACGGCATGTCGTGCAGCTACTGTGGCGCGAATACAGGTGGTTTGATTCGTGAGATTCGCTTTCAGCCTGGTTGGAGGCAAATCGACCCCAAGCAGCCTGGGGATGCCGATCCGCATCTCGTCAAGGGACCCGTGTCCTACCCCAGTCCTAATGATAATGATTCTGTCGAACATTCGGCAATGCTCTGGCGTAACCTGATGAAGGGAGTGTTCAAGCCAACTGACACATATCCGATAAATAGTGTCCCACACGACGTGGTCGTCCTTGGCTCCGTCCAGGCGTTACTGAAGCATTGCGAGATGATCCGGGTTAAACCGGTCGAAGGGGCCGTGGCGAAACGGGTTGAATTAACCAAGCACTGTGCCGATACCTTGCGTTTTCTTGTCAAATCCGCCACGCTCAACCAGAAGACGAGTAAGAATGATCATCAGGAAATCAACGCCGCAGTTGTGCTGTTGACGCCCGACACTGAGGCCCAAATTCAGACCGCACTTGAACAGACCCTACCAACGGAGCAAAACGACTCCGAAGCGGATAAGAAGTTTCTACGGGAAATCTACGAGCCGCTCGTTGAACAAATTGTCGCCTCCACAGTCACGGGCTCTCCATTGCACCGCCGCGCAGCAAAAGAACGCGCCTTAGCCTTGCTAAACAAGAAGATCGACGAGCTGGTTGAAAAGATGGATCATCTTTCCACCGCAGATTCGCCTGGAACGGCTCCAGCCAAGAAAAAACGAATCCGCAAGAAGGGAGACACAAAATGA
- a CDS encoding site-specific integrase, which translates to MNAQKTTPIPKLRHHKATGQAYAVLSGRAVYFGPYGTAEANQRYHQAIAEWLAAGKQIDQSPNDITINEIIARFWKHAEGYYVRPDGTHTYEINNFRQALRPLQFLYGAAPAVEFGPRALLAVRHEMVQKGLCRNNINKMVSRIKLMFRWAAEKELIPAGVYHALQTVKGLPKGRCEARETAPIGPVPQEHIDAVQPYVSRQVWALIQLQLLTGARSGELVILRPCDIDMSGQIWLYRPAHHKTAHRGFCRTIYFGPRAQAVLRPFLLRPKEAYCFSPAEAMAGWRQQKFAGRKTPLHQGNTVGTNIKKSPKRQAGKHYTTTGYGHSIAKAIKKAFRPEGMSDEEFANWKPEQHWHPHQLRHNAATFLRKEFGLETARIILGHRSSAITEVYAEQDQQKAMEAIMRVG; encoded by the coding sequence GTGAATGCCCAGAAAACCACCCCAATCCCCAAGTTGCGTCATCACAAAGCCACCGGCCAGGCCTATGCTGTTCTGAGCGGAAGAGCCGTATACTTCGGCCCCTATGGAACCGCCGAGGCAAACCAGCGCTATCACCAGGCCATTGCCGAATGGCTGGCGGCCGGAAAGCAGATCGACCAATCGCCTAATGACATCACCATCAATGAGATTATCGCCCGGTTCTGGAAGCATGCCGAGGGCTATTATGTTCGGCCCGATGGGACGCACACTTATGAAATCAACAACTTCCGGCAGGCCCTGCGGCCGCTTCAGTTCCTGTATGGTGCTGCGCCGGCGGTCGAGTTTGGGCCCCGTGCCCTGCTGGCGGTCCGGCACGAGATGGTGCAAAAAGGACTCTGCCGGAATAACATCAACAAGATGGTCAGCCGGATCAAACTGATGTTCCGCTGGGCGGCCGAGAAGGAATTGATTCCGGCCGGCGTTTATCACGCCCTGCAAACGGTCAAGGGACTGCCCAAGGGCCGCTGCGAGGCCAGGGAGACTGCACCGATTGGTCCGGTGCCTCAGGAACATATCGACGCGGTCCAGCCGTATGTAAGCCGGCAGGTCTGGGCGCTGATTCAGCTTCAGCTCTTGACCGGTGCCCGCAGCGGAGAACTGGTGATTCTGCGACCATGCGATATTGACATGTCAGGCCAGATCTGGCTGTACCGCCCTGCTCATCACAAGACCGCCCATCGCGGTTTTTGCAGGACCATTTACTTTGGGCCTCGTGCCCAGGCAGTCTTGAGGCCGTTTCTGCTGCGGCCGAAAGAGGCATATTGCTTCTCCCCGGCAGAGGCCATGGCCGGATGGCGGCAGCAGAAGTTTGCCGGCCGCAAGACGCCCCTTCATCAAGGGAACACAGTGGGCACCAACATCAAAAAGTCGCCCAAAAGGCAAGCGGGCAAGCACTATACGACCACAGGCTACGGTCATTCCATCGCCAAGGCCATCAAGAAGGCGTTTCGGCCGGAAGGGATGTCGGATGAGGAATTTGCAAACTGGAAGCCCGAGCAGCACTGGCACCCGCACCAACTGCGCCACAACGCCGCCACGTTTCTGCGGAAGGAGTTCGGCCTGGAAACGGCCCGGATTATTCTTGGGCACCGGTCCTCGGCTATTACAGAAGTCTACGCCGAGCAGGACCAGCAGAAGGCCATGGAGGCGATTATGAGAGTGGGATAA
- a CDS encoding serine/threonine-protein kinase yields MPIEKVDIDGFTIIKKIGTGARSLIYLAVDEESGQTVALKRAVMETPEDLRIFEQMETEYKVSRQIDHPYIRKCYKILRKRKLLRTQELLLSMEYFDGQSLEELPGLSLGDVLLVFRMVATALNAMHQKGYVHCDIKPNNILFSKKGAIKIIDLGQSCKIGEIKKRIQGTPDYIAPEQVRREHLSHRTDIFNLGATMYWALTGKNVPTLIPKKNEYGFSVPVTADFKSPSEIYKKIPAALSNLVMDCVKERPGDRPSSMSEIIARLDVMIREIFGARLQNQQSHVAANNPAVSEGG; encoded by the coding sequence ATGCCGATTGAAAAAGTCGACATTGATGGTTTTACAATTATCAAAAAAATCGGCACCGGTGCACGCAGTCTGATTTATCTGGCTGTTGATGAAGAGTCCGGCCAGACGGTGGCGCTCAAACGGGCTGTGATGGAAACGCCCGAAGACCTGCGTATTTTTGAACAGATGGAGACGGAGTACAAGGTCAGCCGACAGATAGACCATCCCTATATCCGAAAATGTTATAAGATTCTCAGGAAACGGAAGCTCCTCAGGACGCAGGAGCTGCTGCTTTCGATGGAATATTTCGACGGGCAGAGTCTGGAGGAGCTGCCCGGCCTTAGTCTGGGCGACGTCCTTCTGGTTTTTCGAATGGTTGCCACCGCCCTTAATGCCATGCACCAGAAGGGGTATGTCCACTGTGACATCAAGCCCAACAACATCCTTTTCAGCAAAAAGGGGGCCATCAAAATCATTGACCTCGGTCAAAGCTGCAAAATCGGCGAGATTAAGAAGAGAATTCAGGGAACTCCCGATTATATTGCACCCGAACAGGTTCGGCGAGAGCATCTGAGTCATCGAACAGATATTTTCAATTTGGGTGCTACGATGTACTGGGCTTTGACGGGGAAAAACGTCCCAACCCTGATTCCCAAAAAGAATGAATACGGCTTTTCCGTTCCGGTAACCGCCGATTTCAAGTCGCCCAGCGAAATCTATAAAAAAATTCCTGCGGCCCTGTCTAATCTTGTGATGGACTGTGTGAAGGAACGGCCGGGAGACAGGCCCTCGAGCATGTCTGAAATTATTGCTCGTCTGGATGTGATGATTCGCGAAATCTTTGGAGCACGTCTGCAGAACCAGCAAAGCCATGTCGCAGCAAACAATCCAGCTGTATCTGAAGGGGGCTGA
- a CDS encoding metallophosphoesterase codes for MSQQTIQLYLKGAEANQSDPYRKGNLIVLPEKGRVIVSGDLHGHRRHFEKIVDYADLENHPETHVIFQEILHGGPEDDYGGCLSYRLLQDAIRYKLLYPGQVHILLGNHDTAVVNQGTVMKNGREVNVAMQEAMKREYQEHFGLVHQAMVHYLLSQPLAVKTPNKIWISHSLPADPYVESFDLEIFNRPYTAEDTRRPNPVYLLTWGRHHSPEALCRMAERLEVDLFVLGHQPQDEGWAVVGNNTIILASEHSHGCLLNFELERLYNIELLSERVVPLASIL; via the coding sequence ATGTCGCAGCAAACAATCCAGCTGTATCTGAAGGGGGCTGAAGCCAATCAGTCCGACCCTTATCGGAAGGGCAATCTGATTGTCCTTCCTGAGAAAGGCCGAGTGATTGTCTCAGGCGATCTGCATGGTCATCGAAGGCATTTTGAAAAAATTGTTGACTATGCGGACCTTGAAAATCACCCTGAGACCCATGTGATTTTTCAGGAAATTCTTCACGGCGGACCGGAGGATGATTACGGCGGCTGCCTTTCCTATCGTTTGCTTCAGGATGCCATTCGCTACAAACTGCTTTATCCGGGCCAGGTGCATATTCTCCTGGGCAATCACGATACGGCCGTCGTCAATCAGGGAACCGTGATGAAAAACGGACGGGAGGTCAATGTGGCAATGCAGGAGGCAATGAAACGGGAGTACCAGGAACACTTCGGGCTTGTGCATCAGGCGATGGTTCATTACCTTCTGTCGCAGCCGCTGGCGGTCAAGACCCCCAATAAAATCTGGATTTCCCATTCTCTCCCTGCGGACCCTTATGTGGAGTCGTTCGATTTGGAGATTTTTAACCGTCCTTACACAGCCGAAGATACCCGCCGGCCCAATCCGGTATACCTCCTGACGTGGGGCAGGCATCACAGCCCCGAGGCCCTTTGCCGAATGGCTGAGCGTCTTGAGGTGGACCTTTTTGTGCTGGGGCACCAGCCGCAGGATGAAGGCTGGGCGGTCGTGGGGAACAATACCATTATTCTCGCATCCGAACACAGTCACGGCTGTCTGCTCAACTTTGAATTGGAACGGCTCTATAATATTGAACTGCTGAGCGAAAGGGTGGTTCCCCTCGCCTCTATTTTATAG